Genomic window (Kosakonia sp. BYX6):
CCCTACTTACGGCACCTCGACCGTGGCGCAATTTACCACCGCCCTGATGCTTGAGCTGTGCAACCGCGTGGGCGAGCACGACGTCGATGTCCACGCGGGCGGCTGGAGCAAAAGCAGCGACTGGTGTTACTGGCTGAGACCGATGATCGAAGTGACGGGAAAAAATGTCGGCATCATCGGTTATGGGCGTATCGGCCAGGCCTTTGGCGCTGTCGCTCAGGCGCTCGGTATGAACGTGCTGGCCTGTTCGGAAGGACCGCAAAACGCGCCAGAAAACCCCCAACTGCGTTATGTCGATCTTGAAACACTTTACGCCGAAGCCGATGTCATCAGCCTGCACTGCCCGCTGACGCCGGAAACCAAAGGCATGATCAACCGCGCCGCGCTGCAAAAGATGAAGAAAAGCGTGCTGCTGCTGAACGCCTCGCGCGGCGATCTGGTGAATGAAGCGGATCTCGCCGAAGCGCTGAATGAAGGCCGTATCGCTGGCGCTGCGGTGGATGTGCTTTCTAAAGAACCGCCCAGCGCAGATAACCCATTGCTCAGCGCCAAAAATTGCATCATCACGCCGCATATTGCCTGGGCGTCGGTGGAAGCGCGCGGGCGTATTCTTTCCACCACCGTCGATAACGTCAAAGCCTTTATCAGCGGCGTGTCGCAAAACCGGGTCGATCAAAAGTAATTTTTGCCAACACCAGGAGAATTGATCGTGGAAAACAGAATTAAAAAAGCGGGCGACCAGCTGCGTAAAGCCCATCAAATTGGCGTTGCGGGCAAGCCGATTCGCGACCTTGTTGATGATGAAGACATCAATACCGCCTATATGGTGCAGGAATATAACGACAAACAGTGGCAGGCGCAGGGCCGCCGCCTGGTCGGGCGCAAACTGGCGCTGACCAACAAAGCAGTACAGAAACAGTTCGGTATTTCGCAGGCCTGCCACGGCAGCATTTACGCCGATATGGTGCTGACGGACGGCGCGGAAATCACCCAGCGCGCGCTCAGCGACCAGCGCGTAGAAACCGAAATTGCCGTGGTGCTGAAAAA
Coding sequences:
- a CDS encoding D-2-hydroxyacid dehydrogenase; amino-acid sequence: MKIVVLDGGVLNPGDLSWGGLEQLGEVAVYDNSAPDQVVERLKDADVAISNKVALGESLFSQCPNLKFIGVTATGYNIVDLDAACAHNIAVSNVPTYGTSTVAQFTTALMLELCNRVGEHDVDVHAGGWSKSSDWCYWLRPMIEVTGKNVGIIGYGRIGQAFGAVAQALGMNVLACSEGPQNAPENPQLRYVDLETLYAEADVISLHCPLTPETKGMINRAALQKMKKSVLLLNASRGDLVNEADLAEALNEGRIAGAAVDVLSKEPPSADNPLLSAKNCIITPHIAWASVEARGRILSTTVDNVKAFISGVSQNRVDQK